In Lujinxingia sediminis, a single genomic region encodes these proteins:
- a CDS encoding sensor histidine kinase, which produces MSKALGVGFEAVMKDVVMVVDPEFRRGAFEGARRAMASAGLQAAFVSADEVLSAAQISEAVIAPTRCATTLRALAAMRESGQASFVLLATMEPCNLASFATLRDVAIDGVALEDENLGPDLLLRIELARSGEPDAGTAVQRYRQLERECRDLLGLMSLSPAASAARDADEVLRSMMTLWHSVCASGYMAYWEWRNAEGRWELLAELAGGAMVVKPGREERSLRRETESDSGRVQLVKAPEQDATFLRWAPSWGAAARGASGRAALVHMAPSASGRGLLVLGDLATHPTPLLSREAVLHSLGSQLSAALTRVQHHNEVEHAYQELKRTQRQLVHAEKFAAMGLLSAEIAHEINNPASFVISNLSVLEDYSRSLTEYIQQAEAITLERAPLVALELRALQERLDLTYILGDLQGLLERNLAGMQRIHQIVRDLRLMAHEGPHEPGWIQLAQLVDGALTLVRHEGRRRAEIEVDLVHAPEVYTDANRLSQVVLNLVVNALQSIEPGAPDENRVRIHAVVDEEADRIALRIADTGIGMEPEVLEMIFEPFFTTKKPGTGTGLGLSISRDLVRSLGGELRVLSTPGEGTTMCIELPIRAPRFRKPERMGESGTFELPSSDEIELARQRWRAAAHFEE; this is translated from the coding sequence TTGAGTAAAGCCCTGGGCGTCGGTTTTGAGGCTGTGATGAAAGACGTGGTGATGGTGGTCGATCCTGAGTTTAGGCGGGGGGCCTTCGAGGGTGCGCGCCGGGCGATGGCGTCTGCCGGGCTGCAGGCTGCGTTTGTCTCCGCCGACGAGGTGTTGAGTGCAGCTCAAATTTCCGAAGCCGTCATTGCACCGACGCGTTGCGCCACAACGTTGCGTGCGCTCGCTGCGATGCGGGAGTCGGGTCAGGCTAGCTTTGTTCTGCTGGCGACCATGGAGCCCTGCAATCTGGCGAGCTTCGCGACGCTACGCGATGTGGCGATCGACGGTGTGGCGCTTGAAGATGAAAACCTCGGTCCCGACCTGCTCCTGCGTATCGAACTTGCCCGCTCCGGAGAGCCCGATGCCGGGACGGCGGTACAGCGCTATCGCCAGCTGGAGCGCGAGTGCCGCGACCTCCTCGGCTTGATGAGCCTGTCACCTGCGGCAAGCGCCGCACGGGATGCCGATGAGGTGCTGCGCTCGATGATGACCCTGTGGCATAGCGTCTGCGCGTCGGGCTATATGGCCTACTGGGAGTGGCGCAACGCTGAAGGGCGCTGGGAATTGTTGGCCGAGCTGGCGGGCGGTGCCATGGTGGTCAAGCCCGGGCGGGAAGAGCGCTCTTTAAGGCGCGAGACGGAGAGTGATTCGGGTCGGGTGCAGCTTGTTAAGGCCCCGGAGCAGGATGCGACCTTTTTGCGCTGGGCTCCCTCCTGGGGCGCGGCTGCCAGGGGTGCCTCGGGCCGCGCAGCCCTGGTTCATATGGCACCCTCGGCCTCCGGACGCGGGCTGTTGGTGCTGGGGGATCTGGCCACACATCCCACGCCATTGCTCTCGCGCGAGGCCGTGTTGCACTCCCTGGGCTCCCAGCTCAGCGCGGCGCTCACGCGGGTTCAGCACCATAACGAAGTCGAGCACGCCTATCAGGAGTTGAAGCGTACTCAGCGCCAGCTTGTACACGCCGAGAAGTTCGCGGCGATGGGGCTGCTCTCTGCCGAGATTGCCCACGAGATCAATAATCCGGCGAGCTTTGTGATCTCGAACCTCAGCGTACTTGAGGACTACAGCCGTTCGTTGACGGAGTACATCCAGCAGGCCGAGGCGATCACTCTGGAGCGTGCGCCACTGGTTGCCCTGGAGCTGCGCGCGCTCCAGGAGCGGCTCGACCTCACGTATATTCTCGGGGATCTTCAAGGGTTGCTTGAAAGAAACCTCGCCGGAATGCAGCGAATTCATCAGATCGTGCGCGATCTTCGCCTGATGGCCCATGAAGGCCCCCATGAACCGGGGTGGATTCAGCTGGCTCAGCTCGTCGACGGAGCGCTGACGCTGGTGCGCCACGAGGGACGCAGGCGCGCCGAGATTGAGGTGGACCTCGTGCATGCGCCCGAGGTCTACACGGACGCAAACCGGCTGAGTCAGGTCGTGCTCAACCTTGTGGTCAATGCGTTGCAGTCGATCGAGCCCGGCGCTCCGGATGAGAATCGGGTGCGGATTCATGCCGTGGTCGACGAAGAAGCCGATCGCATCGCGCTGCGCATCGCCGATACCGGCATCGGCATGGAGCCGGAGGTCCTGGAGATGATCTTCGAGCCCTTCTTCACCACCAAAAAGCCCGGTACGGGCACCGGGCTGGGCCTGTCCATCTCCCGCGATCTGGTGCGTAGCTTAGGAGGAGAGCTGCGTGTGTTGAGCACCCCGGGCGAAGGCACCACGATGTGCATCGAGTTGCCCATCCGCGCACCCAGATTTCGCAAGCCGGAGCGTATGGGCGAGAGCGGCACGTTTGAGCTTCCATCGAGCGACGAGATCGAGTTGGCACGTCAGCGCTGGCGGGCCGCCGCCCACTTCGAGGAGTAG
- a CDS encoding DUF72 domain-containing protein — protein MTQPGRALIGTSGWSYDDWDGVFYPRGVSGTERLTHYATRFKTVEIDSTFYAIPARSTVQSWYGRTPDDFIFSAKFPRSVTHEARLVHAGEDAMRFVETMSELGEKLGVLVLQLPPSFSIEEFDALASFFEGLPDGYAYAVEVRHRSWLVDEFADLLKRWRVSMVLTDGEYLERFWRVTSQICYIRWLGHWNAFEHFDRVQADTSEELSWWVPRIQHFVERGGTVLGYVNNHFSGHSPATADELTEMLAP, from the coding sequence ATGACGCAACCTGGTCGCGCGCTGATCGGAACTTCGGGCTGGTCCTACGATGACTGGGATGGCGTCTTTTACCCGCGCGGCGTCAGCGGCACGGAGCGCCTTACCCATTACGCCACACGTTTTAAAACAGTGGAGATCGACTCGACCTTCTACGCCATCCCGGCACGCAGCACGGTGCAGAGCTGGTACGGGCGCACGCCTGACGATTTTATCTTCTCGGCGAAGTTTCCCCGCTCGGTCACCCATGAGGCGCGGCTTGTGCACGCCGGCGAAGATGCGATGCGCTTTGTCGAGACGATGAGTGAGCTCGGGGAGAAGCTCGGCGTGCTGGTCCTGCAGCTTCCTCCGAGTTTTTCGATCGAGGAGTTCGACGCGCTCGCCAGCTTCTTTGAGGGCCTTCCAGACGGGTACGCCTACGCCGTGGAGGTGCGCCACCGCTCCTGGCTTGTCGATGAGTTTGCCGACCTCCTCAAGCGCTGGCGCGTCTCGATGGTGCTCACCGATGGCGAGTACCTGGAGCGCTTCTGGCGGGTGACCTCGCAGATTTGCTACATCCGCTGGCTGGGGCACTGGAACGCGTTCGAGCATTTCGACCGGGTGCAGGCCGACACAAGCGAGGAGCTCTCCTGGTGGGTGCCTCGTATTCAGCATTTTGTCGAGCGCGGGGGCACCGTGCTCGGCTACGTCAACAACCACTTCTCCGGCCACTCGCCGGCGACCGCCGACGAGCTCACAGAGATGCTCGCTCCCTGA
- a CDS encoding SDR family oxidoreductase, whose translation MSELFDIKGSVALVTGASRGIGRACVRLLAEAGAIVYACARSEEALHELAAETEGVRVCVLDLRDEVMVEELASEIMEAHGRLDLLVNNAGVLGPRASLDQTSAEALREVLEVNVVGAFNVLSASYPALRAASSPRVINLSSSVGRKGRAQWGAYSISKFGVEGLSEIAADELGEDAVVVTLNPGGTATDMRAEAYPDEDPETLPSATDVAQTIVLLTRQLRAEHSGGRFSSRALFELAKTSPRGAVELPAD comes from the coding sequence ATGAGCGAACTCTTCGATATCAAGGGGAGCGTGGCGCTGGTCACCGGCGCCAGCCGGGGCATCGGACGCGCGTGTGTGCGTCTGCTCGCGGAGGCCGGTGCCATCGTCTACGCCTGCGCTCGCAGCGAAGAGGCGCTCCACGAACTCGCCGCCGAGACGGAAGGCGTGCGCGTCTGCGTACTCGACCTTCGCGATGAGGTGATGGTTGAGGAGCTTGCCTCCGAGATCATGGAGGCTCACGGGCGGCTGGATCTGCTGGTGAATAACGCCGGCGTACTCGGCCCGCGTGCCTCTCTCGACCAGACCAGCGCCGAGGCGTTGCGCGAGGTGCTGGAGGTTAATGTGGTCGGGGCGTTTAACGTGCTCAGCGCGAGCTATCCGGCGCTGCGCGCTGCGAGTTCGCCCAGGGTGATCAATCTCTCCTCAAGCGTCGGGCGAAAGGGGCGTGCGCAGTGGGGAGCCTATTCCATCTCGAAGTTCGGGGTGGAAGGGCTCAGCGAGATCGCTGCCGATGAGCTCGGCGAGGACGCGGTGGTGGTCACGTTGAACCCGGGAGGCACGGCAACTGACATGCGCGCAGAAGCCTACCCCGACGAAGACCCCGAGACGTTGCCCTCCGCCACCGACGTGGCGCAGACGATTGTGCTGCTCACCCGGCAGCTTCGCGCCGAGCATAGCGGAGGGCGCTTCAGCAGCCGCGCGCTCTTTGAGCTGGCGAAGACATCGCCCCGGGGCGCGGTGGAGCTTCCAGCCGATTGA
- the rarD gene encoding EamA family transporter RarD: MSNEERTFRSGLGFALGAYLMWGFFPIYWKYLEHVPAMQILTHRMVWSLGFVAIILGVRGRWAWLRELTPRTLLTYLAASLFLAFNWGMYIWGVNAGYIVETALGYFINPLFNVVLGALILGERPRRGQWMAIGLAAFGVVYLTVVYGQLPLIALSLASSFAIYGLIKKKARQGAIEGVALESALLFLPALGFMLFWEWKGEGHLLSGSLSTQLLLIGGGAATMMPLLFFAAAVRRLSLTVIGVMQYLGPTIQFLIGVFIFHEPLTLTRLVGFIFIWLGLVVFTTEGLIQSRRARRSRLIPPGVG, from the coding sequence ATGTCCAACGAAGAACGCACGTTTCGCAGCGGCCTGGGCTTTGCCCTGGGCGCCTATCTGATGTGGGGGTTCTTCCCCATCTACTGGAAGTACCTTGAGCACGTCCCGGCCATGCAGATCCTCACGCATCGCATGGTGTGGTCGCTGGGCTTCGTCGCAATCATCCTCGGCGTGCGCGGGCGCTGGGCCTGGCTACGGGAGTTGACGCCCCGCACACTCCTGACCTACCTGGCCGCCTCGCTCTTTCTGGCCTTTAACTGGGGGATGTACATCTGGGGGGTCAACGCCGGCTACATCGTCGAGACGGCCCTGGGCTACTTCATCAACCCGCTTTTTAACGTCGTGCTCGGCGCACTCATCCTTGGCGAGCGCCCGCGCCGCGGCCAGTGGATGGCCATCGGCCTGGCCGCCTTTGGCGTGGTCTACCTGACGGTGGTTTACGGCCAGCTCCCGCTCATCGCGCTGAGCCTGGCCTCGTCCTTTGCGATCTATGGCCTGATCAAGAAAAAGGCCCGGCAGGGGGCGATTGAAGGGGTGGCGCTGGAGAGCGCCCTGCTCTTCTTACCCGCGCTGGGCTTTATGCTCTTCTGGGAGTGGAAGGGTGAGGGGCATCTCTTAAGCGGCTCGTTGAGCACGCAGCTTCTCCTCATCGGCGGCGGCGCCGCCACGATGATGCCGCTGCTCTTCTTCGCTGCGGCGGTGCGGCGCCTCTCCCTGACGGTGATCGGCGTGATGCAGTACCTGGGGCCCACCATCCAGTTTCTCATCGGCGTCTTTATCTTCCACGAACCCCTGACCCTGACCCGTCTGGTCGGATTCATCTTCATCTGGCTGGGGCTTGTCGTCTTCACCACCGAGGGGCTCATTCAGAGCCGCCGTGCGCGCCGTAGCCGCCTGATTCCACCGGGTGTGGGCTGA
- the moeB gene encoding molybdopterin-synthase adenylyltransferase MoeB, whose product MVATINELIERVKATITETDTDAVRALQTSDAPTVIIDVREREEFVDGHIEGAEFIPRGQLDLKIETAVPKRDTPIVLYCAGGNRSALAARSLEELGYTDVKSMAGGFTAWKRSGYPVHIPRAMTSEQLTRYSRHLVIPEIGEKGQRKLIDAKVLLLGAGALGSPVAMYLTAAGVGTIGIIDSDVVDRSNLQRQILHTDEAVGTPKVESAKARMKALNPDVEIHTHQTWLSSENVLDIFEGYDVVVDGGDNFATRYLVNDACVRLGIPNVHGSVYRFEGQATSFVPHQGPCYRCLYPEPPPPELAPSCQEAGVLGVIPGVIGMLQAIEVIKLIVGIGEPLAGRLLTFDGLKTQFRELKLRRDPECALCGENAEWNGFIDYEVFCNVS is encoded by the coding sequence ATTGTGGCTACAATTAACGAGCTCATTGAGCGCGTAAAAGCAACGATCACCGAGACCGACACCGACGCGGTTCGCGCCCTGCAAACCTCCGACGCCCCCACCGTCATCATCGACGTGCGCGAGCGCGAAGAGTTTGTCGACGGACATATCGAAGGTGCCGAATTCATCCCCCGCGGTCAGCTCGACCTGAAGATCGAGACGGCCGTCCCCAAACGCGATACCCCGATCGTGCTCTACTGCGCCGGGGGCAACCGCTCCGCTCTGGCCGCCCGCTCCCTTGAAGAGCTGGGTTACACCGACGTCAAGTCGATGGCCGGCGGCTTCACCGCCTGGAAGCGCTCGGGCTACCCGGTGCATATCCCCAGAGCGATGACCTCCGAGCAGCTCACCCGCTACAGCCGCCACCTCGTCATCCCCGAGATCGGTGAGAAGGGGCAGCGCAAACTCATCGACGCGAAAGTACTCCTGCTCGGAGCGGGCGCGCTGGGCAGCCCGGTGGCCATGTACCTGACGGCAGCCGGCGTGGGCACCATCGGCATCATCGACAGCGACGTCGTCGATCGCTCCAACCTCCAGCGCCAGATCCTGCATACCGATGAGGCCGTGGGCACTCCCAAGGTCGAGTCGGCCAAAGCTCGCATGAAAGCGCTTAACCCCGACGTCGAGATTCACACCCACCAGACCTGGCTGAGCAGCGAGAACGTCCTCGACATCTTTGAGGGCTACGACGTGGTCGTCGACGGCGGCGATAACTTCGCGACCCGCTACCTGGTCAACGATGCCTGCGTGCGCCTGGGCATCCCCAACGTGCACGGTTCGGTCTACCGCTTTGAAGGCCAGGCCACCTCATTTGTTCCCCACCAGGGCCCCTGCTACCGCTGCCTCTACCCGGAGCCCCCGCCCCCTGAGCTCGCCCCGAGCTGCCAGGAGGCCGGCGTGCTCGGCGTGATCCCGGGCGTCATCGGCATGCTCCAGGCCATCGAAGTCATTAAGCTCATCGTGGGCATCGGCGAGCCGCTGGCCGGACGCCTTTTGACCTTCGACGGGCTTAAGACGCAGTTCCGCGAGCTCAAACTTCGCCGCGACCCGGAGTGCGCGCTCTGCGGTGAAAACGCCGAGTGGAACGGCTTCATCGACTACGAGGTCTTCTGCAACGTGAGCTAA
- a CDS encoding HEAT repeat domain-containing protein: MFMSPPGAPSPVHSLLKSRGIPVTSGLLAAASLLMTASPVSAQLSAPERIEHFSETVTLERRRPELQLNIYKRADADERIWNVELAGGPARTSAICRTTLPEEVGQNFYTFQIQTRKLTEHGYALLLEARADHQSGPLDPPVYQIAMWIDRANSSTGWSCGVVGRGEFTRLDGGASLGFREVAPDTSATTTALVRADGTRGTKFCGLQKEEDRGFEIFDPGQGRFVAGDRIDLQLQEAIVLQASLPEQAFHAPLTTNIFSWALASSDVRGAPIGGLPARPISLGDTDLQTAWIEGSGDGGEGEYVSATVTTAVPIRGLRIFPGHGRSAEHYESYARPTELLVGLSDGLRFRVTLPDVSQSALFEAGGLSVTFPEPVYTSCLSAMILASEPGAMARAPEAERRRLGNSVAISELSLTSTVDAPTEDETARLIVEEVVREPQAPRRDQLSRMTSRIPAATVSAVDTVLRSDDATARDRAVPMLATLPAEDAVPTLMAHLSRVRTDAADYRSTQRAIASHGGRAADPLLDLLDELNPTERKYVDAVRLIGRLGTPSQLERLISAFGQGPDRLRNERVRAVANGGVVMLPLLVAAAETAPDSPRTEDALSAIGLIARRDMSDEPGQLDDVDALWHLVQTSQVRRHRLRAIEALGSFLHPQGVKHLGGLLSDDPDPLIRAAAAGALTLYPGEDARQALERALNDASPDVRIAAVGAIGSRDDAEPATPSVIDYVERERWHTGLHRGLDILAASAHPDALPYLERLLVEHPNGERVPVALRALRHHRRPVSRAAIDQTLAIPGLRASVLRQLVSMLGMHDDPDVDAELLTIARGTHPTVAATFTEDPSLAGELRRQALNAMGTRRTPAARANILAFVADDDAPEDLRIAALQALAFFADPALVEELQALATTLPRPLRPQLRDTLTQIQGRVAIDDARDDIEEFRDALDEREERRGSDEESTR; encoded by the coding sequence ATGTTCATGTCGCCCCCTGGCGCGCCCTCCCCCGTCCACTCCCTGTTGAAGTCGCGTGGGATCCCGGTCACCTCCGGGCTTCTTGCCGCCGCATCGCTCCTGATGACGGCGTCGCCTGTCAGCGCCCAGCTCAGCGCCCCGGAGCGTATCGAGCACTTCAGTGAGACGGTGACGTTGGAGCGGCGTCGCCCCGAACTTCAGCTCAACATCTACAAACGTGCCGATGCCGACGAGCGCATCTGGAACGTCGAGCTCGCCGGCGGCCCGGCACGCACCTCCGCCATCTGCCGCACAACCCTCCCCGAAGAGGTCGGGCAGAACTTTTACACCTTCCAAATCCAGACCCGAAAACTCACCGAACATGGCTACGCGCTGCTTCTTGAGGCGCGCGCGGACCATCAGAGCGGACCGCTCGATCCTCCGGTCTATCAGATCGCGATGTGGATCGACCGCGCCAACAGCTCGACGGGATGGAGCTGCGGGGTGGTCGGCCGTGGCGAGTTCACGCGCCTCGACGGCGGCGCCTCCCTGGGGTTCAGGGAGGTCGCCCCAGACACCTCCGCAACCACCACGGCGCTGGTGCGCGCGGACGGCACACGCGGCACGAAATTCTGTGGCCTGCAAAAGGAAGAGGACCGCGGCTTTGAGATCTTCGACCCGGGCCAGGGCCGCTTTGTCGCCGGCGATCGCATCGATCTTCAACTTCAGGAAGCCATCGTTCTTCAGGCATCACTGCCCGAGCAGGCCTTCCACGCCCCCTTGACGACCAACATCTTCAGCTGGGCGCTGGCCAGCAGCGACGTTCGCGGGGCGCCGATCGGAGGGCTGCCCGCTCGCCCCATCTCTCTGGGAGACACCGACCTCCAGACGGCCTGGATCGAGGGCAGTGGCGATGGTGGAGAGGGCGAATATGTCAGCGCCACCGTGACCACCGCCGTGCCCATTCGTGGCCTGCGCATCTTTCCCGGCCATGGCCGATCCGCCGAGCATTACGAGAGCTACGCGCGCCCCACCGAGCTGCTCGTCGGCCTGAGCGACGGTCTTCGCTTTCGTGTCACGCTCCCCGACGTCTCACAGAGCGCGCTCTTTGAAGCCGGCGGGCTGAGCGTGACCTTCCCCGAACCCGTCTACACAAGCTGCCTCTCAGCCATGATCCTGGCCTCCGAGCCTGGCGCGATGGCCCGCGCCCCGGAGGCAGAGCGCCGCCGCCTGGGGAACTCGGTTGCCATCTCCGAGCTCTCGCTGACCTCGACGGTCGACGCCCCCACAGAAGATGAAACGGCCCGCCTTATCGTGGAGGAGGTGGTCCGCGAGCCCCAGGCCCCGCGCCGCGACCAACTCTCGCGGATGACCTCTCGCATCCCGGCGGCAACGGTCAGCGCGGTCGACACTGTGCTGCGCAGCGATGACGCCACCGCGCGCGACCGCGCCGTGCCGATGTTGGCCACCCTGCCCGCCGAAGATGCCGTCCCCACGTTGATGGCGCATCTTAGCCGGGTACGCACCGACGCCGCCGACTACCGATCCACGCAGCGCGCGATCGCCTCCCACGGCGGCCGCGCCGCCGATCCGCTGCTCGATCTTCTCGACGAACTCAACCCCACCGAACGCAAATACGTCGACGCGGTGCGCCTGATCGGAAGGCTCGGCACTCCGAGCCAACTTGAGCGCCTCATCAGCGCCTTCGGTCAGGGCCCCGACCGCTTGCGCAATGAGCGCGTACGAGCCGTCGCAAATGGCGGCGTGGTGATGCTCCCCCTCCTGGTCGCGGCGGCCGAGACCGCACCCGACAGCCCGAGGACCGAAGACGCCCTCAGCGCCATCGGCCTCATCGCCCGACGCGATATGAGCGATGAGCCAGGCCAACTCGATGACGTCGACGCGCTGTGGCACCTGGTCCAGACAAGCCAGGTGCGGCGTCACCGCCTCCGGGCCATTGAAGCCCTCGGCTCCTTTTTGCATCCACAGGGGGTGAAGCACCTTGGCGGCCTTCTGAGCGATGATCCCGATCCCCTCATTCGCGCGGCGGCCGCCGGCGCGCTCACGCTCTACCCGGGTGAGGACGCCCGTCAGGCCCTGGAGCGTGCGCTCAACGACGCCTCCCCCGACGTGCGCATCGCGGCAGTTGGTGCCATCGGATCCCGAGACGATGCCGAGCCCGCCACCCCCTCGGTCATCGACTATGTGGAGCGCGAGCGCTGGCATACCGGCCTTCATCGCGGGCTTGATATCCTGGCCGCCTCCGCCCACCCCGACGCCCTCCCCTACCTGGAGCGCCTGCTCGTCGAGCACCCCAATGGCGAGCGGGTTCCGGTGGCGCTGCGCGCGCTTCGTCACCACCGCCGCCCCGTCTCCCGTGCGGCCATCGATCAGACCCTGGCCATCCCCGGCCTGCGCGCCTCGGTGCTGCGTCAGCTGGTGAGCATGCTCGGAATGCACGATGACCCCGATGTCGACGCCGAATTGCTCACGATCGCCCGTGGCACGCACCCCACCGTCGCGGCAACCTTCACCGAAGATCCCTCCCTGGCCGGCGAGCTTCGCAGGCAGGCGCTCAACGCCATGGGGACGCGTCGTACGCCTGCGGCCCGAGCCAACATCCTGGCCTTCGTTGCCGATGACGACGCCCCCGAAGATCTGCGCATTGCAGCCTTGCAGGCGCTGGCATTCTTTGCAGATCCCGCGCTGGTCGAAGAGCTGCAGGCCCTTGCGACCACCCTGCCTCGCCCCCTTCGCCCTCAGCTGCGCGATACCCTGACGCAAATCCAGGGGCGCGTGGCCATCGACGACGCCCGAGATGACATCGAGGAGTTCCGCGACGCCCTCGATGAACGCGAGGAACGCCGGGGTTCCGACGAAGAATCCACGCGTTGA
- a CDS encoding Maf family protein translates to MDIITKSSPRVVLASGSPRRLELMQRLGFEPLVYKSDIEEIPRAGESPEAYTLRLAREKGEAVADALADTPELPGWVLSADTIVTLDGDVLEKPGDEADACAMLARLSGTRHEVITAYCWTWRAPGQPVEARISKAVAVRADVWMRELSEENIRRYVASGEPMDKAGSYGIQDLGSTFVRRIEGSYFCVVGLPVCEVVETLEELGGLKGFPL, encoded by the coding sequence ATGGACATCATCACCAAGAGTTCCCCCCGGGTCGTGCTTGCCAGCGGCTCACCGCGTCGCCTCGAGCTGATGCAGCGCCTGGGGTTTGAGCCGCTCGTCTATAAGAGCGACATCGAGGAGATACCCCGCGCCGGGGAGTCGCCGGAAGCATATACTCTGCGGCTCGCCAGGGAAAAGGGCGAGGCCGTGGCAGATGCGTTGGCCGACACCCCCGAGCTGCCCGGGTGGGTGCTCTCCGCAGACACGATCGTCACGCTCGACGGCGATGTACTGGAGAAGCCTGGCGATGAGGCCGACGCCTGCGCGATGCTCGCCCGACTTTCCGGTACCCGGCACGAGGTTATCACCGCCTACTGCTGGACCTGGCGGGCGCCGGGCCAGCCGGTCGAAGCGCGCATCTCAAAAGCGGTGGCGGTACGCGCCGACGTGTGGATGCGCGAGCTGAGCGAGGAGAACATCCGACGCTACGTCGCCAGTGGCGAGCCGATGGATAAGGCCGGAAGCTACGGCATTCAGGACCTCGGCAGCACCTTTGTGCGTCGGATTGAGGGCTCTTACTTCTGTGTGGTGGGACTGCCGGTCTGCGAGGTCGTGGAGACGCTCGAGGAACTCGGTGGACTGAAGGGGTTTCCGCTATGA
- a CDS encoding YggS family pyridoxal phosphate-dependent enzyme: MSASSGIDRHRLKSCLDEVEARIQAACARAGRERDEVTLIAVSKTHPIEAIEALADLGVSDFGESYVQEWQEKARELEDSVRWHFIGGLQSNKARFVAGDVALIHSVDRKSLVNALARRSEAPVNVLLQVNISGERSKGGVEPEELNAFYASVVASPELRVCGVMGMAPYADDPEDARQYFRRLRELFDGLVAYAREHAPQRADEIREISMGMSGDFEVAIEEGATLIRVGSALFGERHYDA, from the coding sequence ATGAGCGCATCATCTGGCATCGATCGTCACCGGTTGAAGTCGTGTCTGGATGAGGTGGAGGCACGCATTCAGGCTGCCTGCGCCCGCGCCGGACGCGAACGCGATGAGGTCACGCTGATCGCGGTCAGCAAGACCCACCCGATCGAGGCGATTGAGGCGTTGGCAGATCTCGGCGTGAGCGATTTTGGCGAATCGTATGTCCAGGAGTGGCAGGAGAAGGCCCGAGAACTCGAAGACAGCGTGCGCTGGCACTTCATCGGCGGGCTGCAGTCCAACAAGGCGCGCTTTGTTGCAGGCGACGTTGCGCTGATTCATTCGGTGGATCGCAAGAGCCTGGTTAACGCGCTCGCGCGTCGATCGGAGGCGCCTGTGAATGTGCTTCTGCAGGTCAACATCAGTGGCGAGCGGAGCAAAGGCGGGGTGGAGCCCGAGGAACTCAATGCCTTTTACGCCAGCGTGGTGGCCAGCCCGGAGCTACGGGTCTGCGGCGTGATGGGGATGGCCCCTTACGCCGATGACCCCGAAGACGCTCGCCAGTACTTTCGACGGCTTCGCGAGCTTTTTGATGGGCTCGTGGCCTACGCGCGAGAGCATGCCCCGCAGCGTGCTGACGAGATTCGTGAGATCTCGATGGGAATGTCGGGAGATTTTGAAGTGGCGATTGAGGAAGGCGCGACGCTGATTCGCGTGGGGAGCGCGCTCTTTGGAGAGAGACATTATGATGCATGA
- the proC gene encoding pyrroline-5-carboxylate reductase: MMHESDDTPEITPSADTETRVVPALADETPSFDARLDDYLVILLGCGKMGRALAEGWIDSGALDPRRLVCLDAHEKTAQDLADDLDAREAIPEIELDENDQPTRRPRLYVVAVKPGDVRAVLESRHEEFTDEDTIISIAAGVKIASMRRYAGPLAGMARAMPNTPALVGAGVTGVMGDGTVDMAAVGALFEAVGKVVRIKDEDHFHALTAISGSGPAYIFTAVEALADGGVFMGLDRKTAIELASGVMEGAARLAQERSYVHTAELKDQVASPGGTTIAALVALEEHGFRHALIRAVEAAARRSAELSEEVSERRIEEEGPIG; encoded by the coding sequence ATGATGCATGAATCCGATGACACGCCTGAAATTACGCCATCTGCCGACACCGAGACGCGTGTGGTGCCCGCCCTTGCCGATGAGACGCCGAGCTTTGATGCGCGCCTGGATGACTACCTGGTGATCCTGCTGGGGTGCGGGAAGATGGGGCGCGCGCTGGCCGAGGGCTGGATCGACAGCGGCGCGCTCGACCCGCGGCGGCTTGTCTGCCTGGATGCCCATGAGAAGACAGCGCAGGATCTGGCCGATGATTTAGACGCGCGTGAGGCTATCCCGGAGATCGAACTCGATGAGAACGATCAACCCACGCGGCGTCCGCGCCTGTATGTCGTGGCCGTCAAACCCGGCGATGTGCGCGCGGTGCTGGAGTCGCGCCACGAGGAGTTTACCGACGAGGACACGATCATCTCGATCGCTGCCGGCGTAAAGATCGCGTCGATGCGCCGCTACGCCGGGCCACTTGCCGGGATGGCGCGCGCGATGCCCAACACCCCTGCGCTGGTCGGCGCCGGGGTGACCGGCGTGATGGGAGACGGCACTGTCGATATGGCGGCGGTGGGCGCGCTCTTTGAGGCGGTCGGGAAAGTCGTGCGCATCAAAGACGAAGATCATTTTCACGCACTCACGGCCATCAGCGGCAGCGGCCCGGCCTATATCTTTACCGCGGTGGAGGCGCTGGCCGACGGAGGCGTCTTTATGGGCCTGGACCGCAAGACCGCCATTGAGCTCGCCAGCGGGGTGATGGAGGGGGCCGCTCGCCTGGCCCAGGAGCGCAGCTACGTGCACACCGCGGAGCTCAAAGATCAGGTGGCCAGCCCGGGAGGTACGACCATCGCGGCGCTGGTCGCGTTGGAGGAGCATGGGTTTCGCCATGCTTTGATTCGCGCTGTGGAGGCCGCAGCCCGGCGAAGTGCCGAGTTGAGCGAAGAGGTCTCCGAACGCCGGATCGAAGAAGAAGGACCCATCGGGTAG